CCCTCGGCGAGCAGGTCTACGAGCAGTTCGTCGACGCCGTCGAGACCGCCGTCGATGCCGAGGAGGGGGATCAACTCCGGCAGCTGCTCGATGTCAGCTACGATGTCGAAGCCTGGGCGCCGGTCGACCTTGCGAGCGAACGGGACCGACTGGAGGCGAGCCTCGAGTGAGCTCCGAATCACCGTGAACGCGGACGAACACCCAATGTCACAGAAGAGCCTGACCCTGGAGCCGGTCGCGAGCCACGAACCGCTCGAGATCGACGACCAGGAATACGACGCGGCCGTCCTCGCGCCGGTCATCGAGCGTGACGGCGAGGATCACCTGCTGTTCACCCGACGGGCCGACGACCTCGGCGAACACCCCGGCCAGATGAGTTTCCCCGGCGGCGGTGCCGAACCCGTCGACGAGACGATTCTGGATACCGCGCTCCGGGAATCGAACGAGGAGATTGGGCTCGATCCCGGGGAAGTCGAGGTCGTCGGCCAACTGGACGACATCCGGACGATTACGGAGTACGCGGTCACGCCGTTCGTCGCCCGCGTCCCCGACCGCGAGTACGTCGGCGACGGCAACGAGGTCGCGGAGATCGTCGTCCTGCCGCTGTCTGGACTGCTCGACCCCGATAACTACGAGTACGAACGCCGGGATCATCCCTACTACGGCGACGTCGTCATCCACTACTTCCACGTCGACGGCTACACCGTCTGGGGGGCGACGGGGCGGATTCTCGTCCAGTTGCTCGAGTTGACGACCGAGTTCGAAGCCCCCGAGGGGCTCGATCGAACCCACTACTAGTCGATTTGGCGCATCGAGCGTATTCGCCGGCCGTTTCTCGAAATCGACTACTGTTGTGGCGGTTTCCCGTCCGACTGCATCTCGCCGACGACGGAAAGCGGCACGTCCTCGAGGTCGCCGTCCGCGCGGTCCGCGTCACCGAAGCCGGCGCTCACGACGCGCGTCAGCGCTTCCTCGACGGTCTCGTCGAGTTCGGTTATCTCCTCGGGTGCGACCTCGAGGACGAATCCCGTCGTGATGTTCGGCGACGTGGGCAAGAAAAGGAGGACCCGTCCGTCCGGCGAGGTGCGGCCCGTCTTGAACGCCGTCATCCGCAGTCCGCCCCAGGTGTCGATCTTGACCGGCGTCTGGAGGGTATCTCCCGTCCCGATCGTCGTCTCGGTGGCCGTCTTCGAGGCGTTGTAGACGACGCGGATGACGGGGACGCGGTTCGCCAGGTAGTCGACGATTCCCTCGAACACCTCGCCCGTCGTCGTCTCGGTCGTCTGGCCGATGGCGTACATCGCGAGTGCGAGGGTCGCGACGAACGCAAGCACGCGGAGGAAGCCGGCGAGTTGCTCGCGAGCGTACTCGCCGACGCCGGGGAGGATGGCCTCCAGAGTCTCGGCGTTGAGCAGTATCCCCGGCGTGAAGTTCGCGATGAACGAGTAGAGCGTGTAGACGATGAATAGCGTCACGAGGACGGGTCCGATGACGATGAGTCCGCGACCGAAGTCCCCTTTCACCGAGTCCATTGCTCCACTCACAGTCTGAGTCAGGGCCCCCTCCTACGAGTAGATTGTGGACTCGCGGCGACCGAAACCGAACCCGCGTCGGAACGCCAGATTTTTGCGCGACGGTCCCAGAAGAGGTCTATAGTCGCGTAAGCGCCGCCACTCGCGAACCGCCGATCAACGATGGTCCGCCGGTTCGCCGCTGCGTTGCGCGAGTACGCCACCGATGTTAACTACGAGCACTGTCGCCCGCGCCGGACTCGATGCGATCGCCCTGAAACCCGCCGAGTGTGACGTTTCGACCGCCGAAGCGCTCCCGGTCGAGACGATCGCGATCGACTA
Above is a window of Natronorubrum tibetense GA33 DNA encoding:
- a CDS encoding NUDIX hydrolase yields the protein MSQKSLTLEPVASHEPLEIDDQEYDAAVLAPVIERDGEDHLLFTRRADDLGEHPGQMSFPGGGAEPVDETILDTALRESNEEIGLDPGEVEVVGQLDDIRTITEYAVTPFVARVPDREYVGDGNEVAEIVVLPLSGLLDPDNYEYERRDHPYYGDVVIHYFHVDGYTVWGATGRILVQLLELTTEFEAPEGLDRTHY
- a CDS encoding DUF502 domain-containing protein — encoded protein: MDSVKGDFGRGLIVIGPVLVTLFIVYTLYSFIANFTPGILLNAETLEAILPGVGEYAREQLAGFLRVLAFVATLALAMYAIGQTTETTTGEVFEGIVDYLANRVPVIRVVYNASKTATETTIGTGDTLQTPVKIDTWGGLRMTAFKTGRTSPDGRVLLFLPTSPNITTGFVLEVAPEEITELDETVEEALTRVVSAGFGDADRADGDLEDVPLSVVGEMQSDGKPPQQ